The region GCCTTTAGCACATTTTAGTTTTAACTATGAACTCTAGTCTAATTATTGCATGTTGCACTCATAATGTTCTCAACTGGGAAAAATAACTCCCCActataaagcattttaaaatatgaagagaaTATTTGGTTGTTAGCATGCATAGAGAACACTAGAGACACTCCATGAGTAAGAGCAAGAGATCCTAAGTATCCTGAAATGTGTGGGACAGTCTTGCCTAATGAGGAATTGCCCTTCTTCAAATATAAATAGCATATCCCATTGAAAACACTTCACTGAACATCAGTCTGTAAGAATTCTTAATAATTTATGACAATGAGataaatttacaaaatttttgtttcatttgaatTGAATTGATTTCTCTTAATCAAGAGACCACCTTTTATGTTTCTTAACTATTTTCATTGTGAATTGTAaacttatatatatatccatatatcaaTTGAAGTTATTTGCCTGCTTTTAACTTATTGTATATTTACATAGCAATCCTTTTGTAAACTCGCAAATATAATCTGTATATTTGTGTTGCTTGTTTTAACTCCCTTAATAGTGTGCTCATTTAACATCCTTATTTGTTTCAGAAACATAGATATGTTTGTATGTTTGGACAAGTAGCTATCCTCAATATATCATAAGGGGGAAGTAAAGACTTACAAGAACACTATGCTGTGGAGATACTGTGAAATGAATGGACTTGAGAGGCTAAATCATTCATCTAGGAACATTTTACTAAAGTTTGAGTGGTTTTATTCTAGGGCAAGTTTTCTCAGCGTTGGTAATACTGATGTGTTTTGGcaagataattattttttgaggGGACTGTCCTATGCATTGTAGGATAACAGCATTCCTGGCTTCTACACAATGGCTGCCAGGGTATATAATCCCCCACTTGTGGAGGAACACAATTTCTGTAGAAAGCACATTTCCAATgctgtttttgaaaagatcaatggaGATTTTTAGGGAGAAAGTGCAAGTAAATGTTATCCAAGAGGCAATTCTGTAGCTATCTTGAATATTTGGTTagtttatatatacatgcatagacatattgattttttgtattataaaaaGTGCCATTTAGTGTCTAGTGCCAAGTTTGCTCTTTCTGTGCAATAATTTTCTCTAATTAGCACTACATCTTTAATAAGTCATTTTATATAAACAAAGCAGTGTTGGTGTGGGTGGTATATGGAATTAAAGTACAGGACACAAAAGGAATGATTTCACATTATTCTTTTACAAAATCCAGCATGTTAATAGCACTACTGTTGAAGAGGATGGTAGTTCTAGGCTTCCCAGTGGAGATAAACAACAAAGCATGCAAGTGTTTGTCTAAGGTGATTCATAAAAAGAACATATTTTGGAGAAACAGCTATGAAATATGCAGATATAAGATAGATATTCTCAAATTTGCCAAACAGAAGTAATTCCCTAAATGAGAGAGCTCTGATAACTGGTTTACATAGTCAAAACACTACATAAATATGACCATACATCTCCCAAAGTTGTAGCCATTGTCATATTcttaaactccttttttttttgctaattccacaggaaaataataattgtaatctAATTAACAGTGTTGCTAATAGATCTTGTCTGCCCTAATTCTGACAGAGATGTGTGAACAAGGGACTTCATTACATATAGACACTAACATACAATACAAATTCTCAGATTACAGAACTTGAGTATCTTAGATATCACTAGGTCTGTCACATTCTTTTAAAGGTAAGCTCAGCAGAGGGAAAATGATTAAGATTACATAGCTTATTATCCGTTCTAGCTCtactattattttttcctattgagaGTAAAAAAGTCTTCCTTCTCTTACATTAATttcttatatgaaaaaataaaatcaggtgTGTTAATCTTTTGTTTAGAGACAACTGTAATTTATTAAGTGTTTCTTGttgaaaaaatcattttaatgagAAAAGCATGCCTATTCTAtaagaatatttgtaaaaatgtacAATATCATCCacgatttttttttacatgtgaaAAAATTTCTGAcaatctgcagaatgggagacaacttttgcaatctatccatacGACAAAGGTCTGATGTCGAAATCTACttggaacttaaacaaatttacagaaaaaaacattaaaaattaggtaaaggaaatgaacagacgtttctcaaaagaagacatttatgcagccaacaaacatgaaaaaaagttcaacatcactgatcattagagaaatgcaaatcaaaacaatgagataccatctcacaccagtcagaatgacgattattaaaaattcaagaaacaacagatgctggcgaggctgtggagaaataggaaatttCTTCACTGTTGATGAgcgtgtaaattagttcaaccaagAAAGTGTGACAATTCttcaaagacttagaaccagaaataccatttggcccagcaatcacattactgggtataaaggaataaaaatcattctattataaagatacaggcatgtgtatgttcattgcagcactattcacaataacaaagacatagaatcaacccaaatgcccatcaatgatagactggataaagaaaatgtggtacatatacaccatggagtactatgcagccatataaaggaatgggatcatgtctttgcagggacatggatggaggtggaagccattatcctcagcaaaataacacaggaacaggaaacaaaacaaaacaacacatgttcttataagtgggaggtgaacaataagaacacatggacacaggaaggggaaaaacAACACAAAGCTGTGGCCTGTTGGGGATGTGGggaaagggagagcatcaggTTAAGTAGTTAATGCGTGcagggcttaatacttaggtgatgggttgataggtgcagcacaACAcgatggcacacgtttacctatgtaacaaacctgcacgttctgcacatgtatgctggaacttaaaattaaatttaatttaatttaaaaaagaaaagacaaaaacattcGGTCTGAAAACCCTTACAAAGCTTTCTCTCTGATGACACAAATCAGAGATGAATGGTAAACatttcaataggaaaaaaaagaaacacatctaAAAAGATAACAGGGATAAATATAGGGTTCTCTGGTTGAAAAAAAGTTGTGATTAATCTGAAGAGAATTATTTCATAGCATCATATATACCAGATATTTAGGGGATTTAAGTAATAGCACAATTAATGTGAGTTGAAAATACATTGTGGTCACCAGTGGCAGTAGGTTTAAaggagaataaaaagaatgagtagAGATGTGAAAATTGGATCCCATAACAAACACGAAAAGGTTTTAGGGGTGTTTCCCTTAAATTAGAGAAAACATTGTAGGTATCTTCATTTAAATGGCTGCCATGTGTCTTTCTCTGACAATAATGTATTCAAATGTTCCTCAAATGATTTATGTCATGTTCTCAAGTGTGACTGTTACGGCTGTGCTGTGTGTCTGCAATAGTTTCCATGGCCTTTGTAGAATTTGAATTCCAAAGGTACAGACTGTGAACTCGGTGAGTAAGAAATGAATTTGGCAGGAAGATGGTGAATTGAGACTTTTGATCCTTAATCTTATGTTCCTGAATTTAAAtatctatgtatatgtgtgtgtgtgtataatatatattataaaatgtaatattttatattatatatttttataatatatattttatattatatatgttataatatatattctatataatatatattctatataatagaTATACACACTGACATATATATTCAcaatgccttttaaaatttttttatttaataaatttttattgaaagaaaagatgaaaattttaagGCTGAAATGAACTTTTTTTGACTACAACTTCCTCCTAGCAGAACTGAGAATAGAATGCTGTTTCTTGGATTCAGACATTTTCTTTTCGACCTGTGGCAAGCCTAATAAAATAGTGCCAGAATCATCAACATTAACCACGTGTATAGATGCTTTATTTTTGCAACATTTCTGCATGAGGAGATTTAACCTGCTATTTCTCAGGCATTGTCTCCTATAGGTGGCATTCAAGAAACTGACCAGGTCTCTATTGATAGCAGTAGATCCCACTTCTGTCTTAGCTTGAGATGACACACCTTTGACAAGAAGGGTCAGCAaagtacctttaaaaaaatatttactcaacAGTAAGATGGCCGCGAGTTGTTCTGTTGTGTTACAAGTGCTGGTAAATAAATCAtgaggaataatttttaaatacataaggTTGTGGCTGTAGCTAGTAATGCTGATGAATATCAGAAAGGGAATCCAAGAGGGTCCCAATAGCGTTACACTTTTTAAACAGTAAGAGCTGTGTAGGAATCCTTCTGtgaaccataaaaataataaacgcTGAGTCCATTGGAACATAATCTCAATCAGCAAGATGCCAATGCTTTCCAGATTTCCTCACAGGGCCCTGCTAATGCCATGCCAAAACTGGCAGTGGATTTCTTCCTTCTAATCTCCCTTAATGCCTTATTCGATTATTGTCACTGCTCTCCGACCATGCACTGTCCCTTCGGACTCTCATTTCCCAACTGAGTCAGTCAGAGGAGCCTGGGTGTCTGCAGGACATAATCTAAGACCACAAACCACCTTGTTCCACGTAAGAAGAAGgaaacaagaaagaaggaagccaGGGGAATCCTGCAAATTTTTAGGCAACCTCTTTATCTATTGGATTACTGACTTGAGGCAAACAAGGAACAGAGATATGAAGGGTTTGAAAGATTTCTCCAGTTGATTGGCAGAGGAGAGCTGGCTAGCAGGGAGGACGACCCTGGGAGGGTGAATTCTGCATTTCAGTGCACTGCAGGATGGCGTCACCTCTGCCCTGGCTGTGCATTATTCTGTGGTGAGTAAGattctttttcctgatttttctttttatctcagaggaaaggaaaagtatACATCCATTGGGTGACTCCTATATCAAATCATGAAAGAGGCCAGAAGTGGTGTAGCATGTATTTGTAACAGGGTGGAACAGAGTAGATTAGACAAAACCTCTTCTCTGAGCCTGGGAGTAAGGATCATTGACTGTCTACACACAGGCTAGAAAATGCCCTAGGGAAACTCGAAGTTGAAGGCAACTTCTACTCAGAAAATGTCAGTCGGATCCTGGACAACTTGCTTGAAGGCTATGATAATCGGCTGCGGCCGGGATTTGGAGGTAAGAAGCTGCATCTTTGCTACACAAACACCTGTAGTCTCCTTCCTCCATTTCTGCCCTTTGAAGACCCAGAAGAGTCAGAAACTAGTGGGAAGGGGCAGGATAGTGGGTAGGTAGTGGGAAGGGGCAGGGGTATGGGAGAGAGACCATGTGTATGTTCCCATCCAGTCTCTGCCTCATCCACCATTAGTAGTCTTGTTCAAGTTATCTGAACTCTCTAAGCCTCATATCCTAAATTGTAGTGTGGGTATGTGATCAATGTTTGCTTCATAGAGTTGTATGAGTGCAAAATGAGATTATTTATGTAAAACAGTTTTCTTAGCACTTTCCCATTAAAGCCATCAATATACATTAgttattatcattttcattagAAAGAATCTAGCTACTTTCATTCCTTAATGTTCTCCCAATTGACTGTAATAAATTCAAAACAAGGCCACTGACGTGAGTTTTCAGAGTTGAGAGACCCAAGGATCCCCACTACTGGAATGCAATAGGACACATTGCAGATACTGGCTATGATAAGTAAGGGGTTTTGTGGTAGAGGGCTGAGATCAATCCCCTTAACATCAGTGGTGATAATCGTTTCATCCCTCTGGGCTAATTTCAGGTGCTGTCACTGAAGTCAAAACAGACATTTATGTGACCAGTTTTGGGCCCGTGTCAGATGTGGAGATGGTGAGTAAGTTCTAAGTGAGTTGGGTGTTTTCATTTCGGGGAGGAGAGTGGAGTCCAAAAACTAATGATAATGGGTATTGCCCCCAAGCTTGGCTGCAGATTCATGACACAATATGTGTATTCATGCTGGGAGGGCATGACCATTAGAGCAGATTCCTGGCTTAATCTTCACATTTCACTAAGGGCTTGAACATTTTAAGCTGagggactttttaaaattatgtcctCTCTTCCATCCACATACCATGCACTAATTCTTCCCTCCAAAGAGAAgagttttttccctttctttgtgAAGCTCTAGCAAATTTATTGgaggaagaaaaaacacacagATCTTCTTCCacataaaaatgtattgagtATGTCTATAAAACCTAAAGCATAATTGTCTTTTGTGGCAACATCATTAtcagtatattttattaaaacagtAAAGAGGTCATTTGGAAAGGCCGATGCTCTCCACCTTTTACATTGAGGATGGACCAGTAGGTGTTCTGGGGACTCTGTTCCAGGTACAGATGGCTGTAGCATTCGTAAGAGGGTATTTATAGTAAGTAGCAATGAAAACTTGAACTCATCTTTTAGAACAAAGTGTATCATGGTATTCTTTTACGGTTCTCAGGTGGCATTTCTCTCTAAAACAGAAGTGTAAATAtgaatgctgcagtaaacataacTGTCTTTAAAGAGGTTCATCATTAGGTTTTATTAGGGAAATGTAATTCTAAAGAAACAGTTATTGGAgactttttcattttctgcttttttaagtTGGCAAGAAAAGAAgatgtaaagaaaggaaaaaggaaggagtaaaggaagaagagaaagggatatggaggaaaagaaagaagaaataaaattgaaagaaagggaaagagggaggaagggctttattcaagAGATAATTATCTTACTatataaggagaaaaaagagtTAGCAATATTCAGAATCCTGAATTATTTTAGTATCATATTTTTCATTCACATTCTAAGCCACTCCAAGTATAAACAACTACAACAATTTGCTATTGTATTGTTGAAGTCTGGGTATACTTAGTGTTCTAGCTTatgcttgtgtctgtttttacagTTTATTTGCGCAATAGATCCCTATTATATCCTGAGTCATTATTGTATGGGTATATTGCttgtcaaattatatttttaaaatgtaatcactACTTGCCATAATAAGTTTCATAAAGGAATTTATATAGTAGGCAAAGCAATTATTGGCAATACTTTGATATAATTACAAATTGTTATTTGTTATTGACTTTTGCAATAGCTTTCATTAtaattcttaaacattttaatgttatttcatAAAAGCCACAAATTAACTCATAATTTTGATGATACATACTTAAATGATACCCTCTCTAGAATAGTCATGGTAACACTTGTTTTTATGTTCCCTgagaacaatataaaataattttgatgtgCAGCTATAGTGTGTTTATCAAGTAAGGTTTATCTATGTGTGGAATTTTACTGAATGGCACTCTGAAGCTCTGAGATACCTTTGAGGGTGAATGAGGTGCAAAGGGGAATAGTTAGTCTAACCGATGGTATAAAGGCCAGCCAGCACAAAGGCTAAACTAAatatttccataatttttttctagattaaGGAGGACGTATTGATAGATGGAAATATGGATGACTGGATAGATAAAGAGGAAGGATATTAAGGAAAGTCAAGGTGGAGAAGGGAAGTTTACACATCACAGCACTATCTTTTATAACAATGCAAACTTTCTGAGTTTGAGAATAATAATAACTGGCTAAAATTATAGCTTTGTGAGAAATTATTGCGATAAAAAGTTGCTTTATTGCTTAAGTTTTGAGATTGAGTGTATAGGCTAGTGAATAAACTATTCTTAGCAAACTGTCTTTCCAGCCcgcacaaatattttattttctcttaggaGTATACGATGGATGTTTTTTTCCGCCAGACTTGGACTGATGAGAGGTTGAAGTTTGGGGGGCCAACTGAGATTCTGAGTCTGAATAACTTGATGGTCAGTAAAATCTGGACGCCTGACACCTTTTTCAGAAACGGTAAAAAGTCCATTGCTCACAACATGACAACTCCTAATAAACTCTTCAGAATAATGCAGAATGGAACCATTTTATACACCATGAGGTGAGGTTTCTCCAATTCTATTTCCCCTGCCTAGATGATATGTCCACAATACTAACTCAGAACCATTGATTTCAATGTTTCTAGGCTTACCATCAATGCTGACTGTCCCATGAGGCTGGTTAACTTTCCTATGGATGGGCATGCTTGTCCACTCAAGTTTGGGAGCTGTAAGTTACAACAGGCTTCTGAGAGTCACATAatacatccaaaatatataattactTGGTTTTAGTTGATACTGGAAATCAAGGAAGAAATAGAATCATGACACTATCAGTGCGATTCTAGGAATATACTTAATCATTCTGTCAATCTCATAAATTGAGGCTTTAGTCATCAagattaaagaaaacattaaatacaatttatgtttgtatttcctttttttatagaCAATGTGCACTTTGAAGGGAAAAAAGACAACTCGTCAAATTCACTGCtatatttaatttgtttcaaatatttagatGCTTATCCCAAAAGTGAGATCATATATACATGGAAAAAAGGACCACTTTACTCAGTAGAAGTCCCAGAAGAATCTTCAAGCCTTCTCCAGTATGATCTAATTGGACAAACAGTATCTAGTGAGACAATTAAATCTAACACAGGTAAGAATTTGACCAAAGGATGGAAATAATCCCTCAGGATGACTCCAGTGcacattttcaaaatatctatttctttttcctttgccttAGCCATTCTCAGCTAAGCATGCTGTTTTGAAGTGATGAGTAGCTTTCCTTAAAATTGATTATGCAACCAGGTGCATATAAAGATTTGTGTAATCTTGGAATAAgtagtttttttaatgtatataatataaagaaCCCTACTGAAAACAATGAGTTGATGTGTCTCTTCGCTCTATCATCTGCTGATCAAGTAGCTTTCTCATATACTGAAATGTACCTTTGCTTGTTTTCTTCCAGtcaatgttaatttaaaaattgtcaagATTTATATTCAACTGCATTCTTTTTGCAGACTGTCAGCAGTAATAATACTGATGTATGTGTCTTCCAACAGGTGAATACGTTATAATGACAGTTTACTTCCACTTGCAAAGGAAGATGGGCTACTTCATGATACAGATATACACTCCTTGCATTATGACAGTCATTCTTTCCCAGGTGTCTTTCTGGATTAATAAGGAGTCCGTCCCAGCAAGAACTGTTTTTGGTATGTGTCACATTTTGTACTTCAGGTACATTCATCTTCCACCTTTCATTGCTTGTGTATTTTGAGTAAATATTCACACTGGTGCACTTTTTCAATCCACAAAGAAATAGGTTCCTGTCTCATCCAGACATATGTATCATGCAAAATCACTATCATTATATCACAAGTTGTGTGATGAATCAACAAAAATTTTGTCTCAGTGAGAATTATGACTGGTTTCCTATGACTTTCATGTGTCCTGTTTGCAGTGCTTTATCTTGATTTTCTTTGTTATAACTGAGGAAAAGCAGAAAGTTAAAAACTGCATGTAAATCCATGAAAGCAAAAGATTAAGGTATTGAACACAGTAATACATAAGTTGTATACCCCTTttattaggttgaaccatataAAATTGTCATTTCGTCAATTTTTTATGATTCAACCTACATGTTTAGTTCCACTTATAGATAGAATCActgataattttaataaaaacaaaattaaataataagaaaaagagcTTCAACTGGAAACATCAGTGACACATTCCAGTGTTTTTCCTGGGTTTAATGATTATAAATTTAGTAGTCTGTAAGATAGACCTGAATTGAATAGAAATCAtaaatcttgattttttaaatttactaagttaaaatagattttttgaaaattacaaaagaatgCCAACATAATGATGTTGACCATCAATATTATACATCTCCTAATTGTATAAATTCCCCAGGCCATAGTTCAAGAAGGAAAACTGCCAGCAAGTGAGTGATAAATTGTATCTTCTAATGAGTAAATATTATACCTTAAAATct is a window of Pongo pygmaeus isolate AG05252 chromosome 4, NHGRI_mPonPyg2-v2.0_pri, whole genome shotgun sequence DNA encoding:
- the GABRA6 gene encoding gamma-aminobutyric acid receptor subunit alpha-6 isoform X1, which codes for MASPLPWLCIILWLENALGKLEVEGNFYSENVSRILDNLLEGYDNRLRPGFGGAVTEVKTDIYVTSFGPVSDVEMEYTMDVFFRQTWTDERLKFGGPTEILSLNNLMVSKIWTPDTFFRNGKKSIAHNMTTPNKLFRIMQNGTILYTMRLTINADCPMRLVNFPMDGHACPLKFGSYAYPKSEIIYTWKKGPLYSVEVPEESSSLLQYDLIGQTVSSETIKSNTGEYVIMTVYFHLQRKMGYFMIQIYTPCIMTVILSQVSFWINKESVPARTVFGITTVLTMTTLSISARHSLPKVSYATAMDWFIAVCFAFVFSALIEFAAVNYFTNLQTQKAKRKAQIAAPPTVTISKATEPLEAEIVLHPDSKYHLKKRITSLSLPIVSSSEANEVLTRAPVLQSTPVTPPPLSPAFGGTSKIDQYSRILFPVAFAGFNLVYWVVYLSKDTMEVSSSVE
- the GABRA6 gene encoding gamma-aminobutyric acid receptor subunit alpha-6 isoform X2, encoding MEYTMDVFFRQTWTDERLKFGGPTEILSLNNLMVSKIWTPDTFFRNGKKSIAHNMTTPNKLFRIMQNGTILYTMRLTINADCPMRLVNFPMDGHACPLKFGSYAYPKSEIIYTWKKGPLYSVEVPEESSSLLQYDLIGQTVSSETIKSNTGEYVIMTVYFHLQRKMGYFMIQIYTPCIMTVILSQVSFWINKESVPARTVFGITTVLTMTTLSISARHSLPKVSYATAMDWFIAVCFAFVFSALIEFAAVNYFTNLQTQKAKRKAQIAAPPTVTISKATEPLEAEIVLHPDSKYHLKKRITSLSLPIVSSSEANEVLTRAPVLQSTPVTPPPLSPAFGGTSKIDQYSRILFPVAFAGFNLVYWVVYLSKDTMEVSSSVE